The Streptococcus downei MFe28 DNA window ATCGTCCACAATCAGCGTTTGATTTTTATGGGCGGACTCGCCGCAGACACCCTTGCCAAGCTGGATATGAACACAAGAGACCTTACCCTGGAAGGGTCCCAAAATCAATTCTTGGCCATCATAAAGATAAAAGCCGGCAAATACCGAATTGGGCAGGGCTTCCTTAATCAGGGCCGAGGCATTGGCCAGATTAGCGAGAACATTGGTCTCCCCTTCTAAGAGGGACTCCAACTGGACAAGCAACAAGTCATAAAGGGATTTTTTCTCTGAATTCGTCATAAGGTTATTATAGCAAAAATTGGGACCAGAGGCGAGCTGGCCAAGTCGTAGATTGGTAAAAGTAAAAAGCGAATTTAGGGGCAGGCTCCCGACTTCTTCGCAGACCATTAAAAAGACCTGAAATCGTCCTGATTTCAAGTCTAGAAGGAAGTTACTTGGCGCTTAATATTATTCTTCAGTTCCCAACAATTGATCACCAACAATAGCAGCAAAGATACCACCAACGATTGGTGCCAGGATAAAGATCCAAACTTGCTTGAAAGCAGAGCCACCGATAAAGAGGGCTGGTGCCAAGCTACGAGCTGGGTTGACCGAAAGTCCTGTGATGTTGAGGCCGACAAGAATCATCAGCACCAAGGTAAGTCCGATAACGATGCCAGCAATCTTGGCGTTACCCTTACTTTCAGAAGTTACGGTAACAATAACCAAAATAAAGATAAAGCTAGCCACTACTTCAAAGAGGAAACCTCCAAGAGCCGTTACGCCATCAGCCAAGGCATTTTGACCAAGACCGACCTTATCAACGGAAAGACCTGAGTTGCTGACCAAGAAATAAAGGAAGGAAGATGCCAAGAGGGCACCAACCACTTGAGCAACAATATAGCTAGCCAGATCCTTAGCATTAAGGCGTTTATTGACAAACATAGCGATTGAAACCGCTGGGTTGAGGTGGGCACCTGAAATCGTGCCAATTGAGTAAACTGCTGCTACGATGGACAAACCGAAGGCAAGAGCGATACCGACATGGCCGATCCCCTCCATACCATTACCAAAAGCGACAGTTCCCGTCCCAACGAAAACTAGGATAAATGTACCGATTAATTCTGCGAAAAATTTCTTCATTTTTCCCTCCCAAAAGTTTAGTTATTTAGTACGGGAATTATTATAGCCTTCCTTCTTTGAAGAATCAAATAATACGACTTGAAAACGCAATGAGTTTGTAATAAGTTTGACTTGATGGTTTTCAGAAAAAAACGCAAAGCTAGTAAACAACAAAAGACCACCAAGTGGCCCTTTAATTCTAGTTCTTTTGGCAAGAATAAGCTATCCAACCTCCCTTTTGATAGGTGGCGATAAGTTGAAAGCCCAAAGGTTGGATAAAAGCCTTAAAATCCTCCGTCGTTTTCAATTGAGGAAGAAAATAGGCTAATTTACTTTGTTCACAAGCCAGCAATAACTGCCCCCTTTCTTTCAACAGACGGTAAATTTCGTTCAAACCTGCTGCCAAATCATCCCAATGAAAATGTGTTTGAAAGCCACAGACCAAATCAAAACATCCAGTTTGAAAATCGGTCTGTTCAATAGATGAGACAGTAAAATCTAGCCTACCCGCAATTTCTAGCTTCTTAGCCTCTCGAATTGCTGTTGGGGAAATATCCAAACCATGAACCTCTGCCAAAGGAAAGACTGAACTGAGATAGGCACTCGATTTTCCGTTACCGACCCCAACATCTAAGATACGCTGAACTTGAGAAGTCCTAACAAATTGCAAACTCCACTTGACCATGGGTAAATAGGATTTGTTCCAGATTGCCATCATCATCCTACCAATGGAGCCTGATGGCATCTTGGACTGATTGATTAAGTAGTTTAAAATCATAAATATCCCTTTTTAGTAAACATCTTATCGCCCTGTAATTTTTCAACAAGTTAGTTTATGGAAGGCCGATGTCTTCATTATAGCAAAAAAGCCACAAACTAAGTCAAAATTCTTACTAGAAAATCAGCCTGCTCAAGAGCTGAAACGGAAATGTATCTGGTCGGGGTTTTCTAGCATTTTAGCTGTCTTGATGGCTGTCAGGAGAATGTTAGTGCCCTTGTTTGAGGAAAGGCCGAACTGAGGGTAGACAATGGATTTTCCATTGCCATTCTGATATCGAAAATCCTTGGCAAAACCTGCAAGGGACTAAGTTTAAACTCCAGCTAATACCATCGGGAGATAAACCTTGTTCCACATCTGCATCATAACTTTTCCAGCTAAACCAATTGGCTTTTGGGCTATCCAACAAAATAGACAAAAACAGCTTGACAGCATAGCTGCAACTAAGCAATTCTGTAAAATTGTCATTTTTCATATCTTCTCTTATATTCTTCCTTAGCTTTTTGGGTATAGGTTTTGATAAAATCACTCTTAGCTTCTGTATAAGCATCGCGATTGTGTTCATATTTTTTCCAGAGAATTTTTTTTAAAGACTCATAGTCTTTAGCAAGGTCGGGATACTCTCTGAGATAATCGCGAAAATAGAGTTCATCATTATCTCCTTGATAGCGTAAATGGAGATGAAAAACCTTATCCGCAAAGCCCTCTGGCTCATAGCCTTTATTAAAAGACAGGCGGCTGCCACTTTCAGACATGAGCTGATAACCAGCATTAAAAAGTCTCTGCTTGATGGACTGAAGGTCTGAACCTTTTGGCACTTCCAGCAAGATATCAACGATATTCTTAGCCCAAATACCATCAATAGCGGTGCTGCCAATATGGGACAGTCTACTGACACTTGATTCAGAAAGCAAGGCCAGCAGGCATCCCGCTTCCTGCTCGTACCAGTCTGCCCAGTCATCCTGATGCTCGACTAAAAAGATAGGAAAAAGCTGCCAAAGTTCTTCTAACGTCATTTCTGTTAATGATTTTACTTTCATTTGATCGTCAACCTCCATTCCCTTGCAAAAAATCAAAGACTCTCTGATTAAAATCTTTAGCTTCGCTGTAGGCTGAGTGTCCTAAATTCTCATAAAGATAGAAAGGACATCCCAGCTTATTCGCCAACTCTAGACTTGCTTGGCCAGATACCACCAAATCTTTGGCAGCGCCGATAACCAGTGTCGGACAGTTGATAGCCCCTAGCTCTTCATAGACATCAAAGGTCAGACAGGCTTGGGCTAAAATCAGAAAACGCTCGATTTCCTTTGGCTTTAAGCATTTGGCTAGCAGTGCAATCAGCCATCTATGTTTTTGCACATAATTTTCGGAATAGGTTTTGGCGAACATGTCCTTAATCAATTTTTCCCGGTCTCGTTTTTGTGCCAAGGCAATCCAGCCACCAATAGTTGACTGAACAAGAGTATTTTGCCGCGATAATGTTACGCCCAGTACCAAGCGGCTGACTAATTCTGGATGCTTAATGGTTAAGCTTTGTGCAATCATGCCGCCCTGCGATATTCCCACGACATCCGCATTTTTAACCCCTAACTCCGTCATTACCAAGGCCAAATCATCTGCCATATCTGATACCTGATAGCCCCTTGGGATATGATTTCTGCGGTCAAACATATAGACCTTATAATCTTTAGCAAAGAGCCGATACATGAAGGACATCTGCCAGGCCTTTCCACGCAGGCGAGACAGACTCAATCCAGAAATCAAAACCAGTGGCTGCTGTCCTAAACCAAAAGTGAGGTAGTCAACCTCAAAATTATCTCTCTTGAATAAGACGTTTTTAGCTTTATACATTGCGGCTCTCCTTAGATTAGCAGTTATTCTATCAAAAAGGGAGTGGGAAGGAAGCCAAAATTGAAAATTTTGGTTCGTATTCCCACCCCGCACAGCTTAAACGAGCTTGGGACAAAAGTCCTAAGCTTGATTCTGTTGTGTAGTACTAAACAATTGACGCAGTGGTTGGGAGTATGACTGTTGGCTATGCCAAGAAGTCTTACCCCTGCACAGTTCATTAGGTGCCTTAGCACCAATGAACCACTGCTGATTGGAAGTCCTTATCCCTTGCCTTGCAAGTGATAGCGGCCTTCCTAATCAACTGTGCGGAGGTGGGATTGAAATGCTCCAGTGGAGGATTTCAACCCGATCCTTAAAATAAGAGAGCGAGGAAAATCGAAATCGCCATTTTTTATGACGATTTACCGATTTTTGCCCCACTCTCTTTCTTTCGCTCTTGAATTAGAAAAAGGCGAAACCGTCTGGGGACTTTTTGAGGTTGGAAATAGGATGAACACCGTTCATCACATGCATTTAGGTTTTTCTGCTTTGGCCTTGCGACAAAAGGAAAACCAGCCAACCACTGCGTCAAGAATTTATCCCAAAACAAAGAATACTGGACAAGTTTTTGCCCAGCCTTCATTTCTTTTAATAATATTCACCTTGGCGGTAGTTCCATGAGTTAAAGGCGTCTGAGAGGTTCATCATAATCTTGTCGATGTCCAGTCCCTTACGGATGACAACTGGGCAGTTATTGATGGAACGGCTGTCCTTTCCTTGTTCAGGAATGAGCTTACCATCCTTATCGACCATTGAAACCATAACGCCTTGTTCGTAGCGGGTTTCAACGTTCTTGTCTGGTTGGATTGAAGCAACATAGTCATCGGCCTCGATAACCAGGTCAACAGCTTCTTCGATTTGACTACCGATGCCTTCAACCTTACCACGGTTCCCCTTACCTGATGGGTTGGCAGAGGAAGCGTAAACCATCTTACCTTCTTTTTCCCACATTTCCTTAGCAATTTGTTCTCCAGCTACGCCGAACTTGATAACAAAACAAGAGGTCTTACGGCTATCGGTCATCAATTCTTCCCGACCATCACCAAAGGCTTGGAGTTTAGCATAGGCTTCTTCCTTCCATGGGAGGATACAACCCAGCAGAATATCTTGGTCCCAATGTTTTTGGTAGAAGCTTTCGATTTCTGGGGTCAATTGAGCCAAGGCACGTAGCTCATCCATGCTACCACAGAGGACAACACCTGGTTTATTGCGCTTGCGGTTTTTGGCAGCGAACTTGCGTTCCAAACCAGCCTTGTCGCTGGTCATGATGATGTAGCCAACCTTGGTTGGGCAGACGATACAGCCGCCCTCACCTTTTACAATCTCAAGTCCTTCTTGTGAAAGATTTCCGTCCCATTGAATGTGTTTTGTCATGTTACTTCTCCAAATTATTAATCAATTGCTTCGCTTATTTTACCATGAAAAGTTGGAATTTTCAAGGTTTTTTCAGAATTTTCAAAAACTAAGTAATTCCCGTTGGGCCTAGTTCTGCCAGTAGCTTGGACGATGCTTCTCGTAGTCGCTAATCAGATCCTCATACTGGAGGGTGATGCCGATGTCGTCCAGACCATTGAGTAGCCTGTGTTTCCAATCACCGTCAATTTCAAAATCAAAGTCACCGACTGGTGAGATGATTTTTTGCTGCGGCAGATCAACGGTTATCTGGTCGGTTGGCGCTAAGCGGGCCAATTTCTGGCGAACCTCTAAGGGCTGGACAATGGGCAAAATGCCATTGTTGAGGTCATTATTGTAGTGAATGTCCCCGAAGGAACCAGCGATGATGACCTTGAAACCATAGTCGGCCAAGGCCCAGGCAGCATGTTCCCTTGAGGATCCAGCACCAAAATTATCTCCGGCAATCAAGATAGTTGCCTTGCGGTAGGGGGCAGTATTGAAAATAAAATCAGGATTTTCGGTATAGTTGTCATCTAAATAGCGCCACTCGTACATGAGGTACTTGCCGAAGCCCTTCTTATCAATCAACTTGAGGAACTGCTTGGGCAAAATCTGGTCGGTGTCGATATTGTCATTCATCAGAGGCACGGTAGTCCCTGTATAAACGGTAAATTTTTCCATGCTAGGCTTCCTCCTACTGGGCTTCTGGTAGTTGTCGGACATCGACAAA harbors:
- the leuD gene encoding 3-isopropylmalate dehydratase small subunit; the encoded protein is MEKFTVYTGTTVPLMNDNIDTDQILPKQFLKLIDKKGFGKYLMYEWRYLDDNYTENPDFIFNTAPYRKATILIAGDNFGAGSSREHAAWALADYGFKVIIAGSFGDIHYNNDLNNGILPIVQPLEVRQKLARLAPTDQITVDLPQQKIISPVGDFDFEIDGDWKHRLLNGLDDIGITLQYEDLISDYEKHRPSYWQN
- a CDS encoding class I SAM-dependent methyltransferase, coding for MILNYLINQSKMPSGSIGRMMMAIWNKSYLPMVKWSLQFVRTSQVQRILDVGVGNGKSSAYLSSVFPLAEVHGLDISPTAIREAKKLEIAGRLDFTVSSIEQTDFQTGCFDLVCGFQTHFHWDDLAAGLNEIYRLLKERGQLLLACEQSKLAYFLPQLKTTEDFKAFIQPLGFQLIATYQKGGWIAYSCQKN
- a CDS encoding MIP/aquaporin family protein, which encodes MKKFFAELIGTFILVFVGTGTVAFGNGMEGIGHVGIALAFGLSIVAAVYSIGTISGAHLNPAVSIAMFVNKRLNAKDLASYIVAQVVGALLASSFLYFLVSNSGLSVDKVGLGQNALADGVTALGGFLFEVVASFIFILVIVTVTSESKGNAKIAGIVIGLTLVLMILVGLNITGLSVNPARSLAPALFIGGSAFKQVWIFILAPIVGGIFAAIVGDQLLGTEE
- a CDS encoding GrpB family protein, which produces MKVKSLTEMTLEELWQLFPIFLVEHQDDWADWYEQEAGCLLALLSESSVSRLSHIGSTAIDGIWAKNIVDILLEVPKGSDLQSIKQRLFNAGYQLMSESGSRLSFNKGYEPEGFADKVFHLHLRYQGDNDELYFRDYLREYPDLAKDYESLKKILWKKYEHNRDAYTEAKSDFIKTYTQKAKEEYKRRYEK
- a CDS encoding alpha/beta fold hydrolase: MYKAKNVLFKRDNFEVDYLTFGLGQQPLVLISGLSLSRLRGKAWQMSFMYRLFAKDYKVYMFDRRNHIPRGYQVSDMADDLALVMTELGVKNADVVGISQGGMIAQSLTIKHPELVSRLVLGVTLSRQNTLVQSTIGGWIALAQKRDREKLIKDMFAKTYSENYVQKHRWLIALLAKCLKPKEIERFLILAQACLTFDVYEELGAINCPTLVIGAAKDLVVSGQASLELANKLGCPFYLYENLGHSAYSEAKDFNQRVFDFLQGNGG
- a CDS encoding GAF domain-containing protein, encoding MTNSEKKSLYDLLLVQLESLLEGETNVLANLANASALIKEALPNSVFAGFYLYDGQELILGPFQGKVSCVHIQLGKGVCGESAHKNQTLIVDDVTQHANYISCDSAALSEIVVPIYQDDQLLGVLDLDSSLVGDYDQMDKDYLEQFVAILLEKTDWNFAMFGVKN
- a CDS encoding L-threonylcarbamoyladenylate synthase, with the protein product MTKHIQWDGNLSQEGLEIVKGEGGCIVCPTKVGYIIMTSDKAGLERKFAAKNRKRNKPGVVLCGSMDELRALAQLTPEIESFYQKHWDQDILLGCILPWKEEAYAKLQAFGDGREELMTDSRKTSCFVIKFGVAGEQIAKEMWEKEGKMVYASSANPSGKGNRGKVEGIGSQIEEAVDLVIEADDYVASIQPDKNVETRYEQGVMVSMVDKDGKLIPEQGKDSRSINNCPVVIRKGLDIDKIMMNLSDAFNSWNYRQGEYY